From Streptomyces chrestomyceticus JCM 4735, one genomic window encodes:
- a CDS encoding phosphatase PAP2 family protein, producing MYSTDLYRDVTDFAHDTPGWVHSLAAGGTEGGILLLMALAVVGWWRSRKGEERLVALAILVPIATAVAYLVSEVVKSFVNEERPCRAVAGAAASIVPCPPQGDWSFPSNHSTIAAALAVGIVFAWRALAWLVLPIALLTGFSRVFVGAHYPHDVVAGLALGTLTATLCVTLLAGPLTSLVVRLGAGRWKILVRA from the coding sequence ATGTACAGCACCGATCTCTATCGCGACGTCACCGACTTCGCGCACGACACTCCCGGCTGGGTCCACTCACTGGCCGCGGGAGGCACCGAAGGCGGCATCCTGCTGCTCATGGCCCTGGCCGTAGTGGGCTGGTGGCGGTCCCGGAAGGGGGAGGAGCGGCTGGTCGCGCTGGCGATCCTGGTGCCGATAGCCACGGCCGTCGCGTATCTGGTGAGTGAGGTCGTCAAGAGCTTCGTGAACGAGGAACGGCCCTGCCGGGCCGTGGCGGGCGCCGCCGCCTCCATCGTCCCGTGCCCGCCGCAGGGCGACTGGTCCTTCCCCAGCAACCACTCCACGATCGCGGCGGCGCTGGCCGTCGGCATCGTGTTCGCCTGGCGCGCGCTGGCCTGGCTGGTGCTGCCGATCGCGCTGCTGACCGGCTTCTCGCGGGTGTTCGTCGGTGCGCACTACCCGCACGACGTGGTGGCCGGCCTGGCGCTGGGCACCCTGACCGCCACGCTGTGCGTGACACTGCTCGCCGGGCCGCTGACCTCTCTGGTCGTGCGCCTGGGAGCGGGGCGCTGGAAGATCCTGGTACGGGCCTGA
- a CDS encoding pyridoxamine 5'-phosphate oxidase — translation MTTTTTTEGDCPDTIRRALAAHTTLTLAYTDDEGPQACAVLYATADGPTPSLVLVTAESTRHGRAFARAADAGAGARVAFTAQRDGQEWTALTGVQGRGSCHRLAGADRAAGWRTYLERFPFVAADERLGAALERTALWEVRPDWLRLIDNGRGFGHKEEWHAP, via the coding sequence ATGACCACCACGACGACCACCGAGGGCGATTGCCCGGACACGATCCGCCGGGCGCTGGCCGCCCATACGACGCTGACCCTCGCGTACACCGACGACGAGGGGCCGCAGGCGTGCGCCGTGCTCTACGCCACCGCGGACGGGCCGACGCCCTCTCTCGTCCTGGTCACCGCCGAGTCGACGCGGCACGGCCGGGCCTTCGCGCGGGCCGCCGACGCCGGTGCCGGGGCCCGCGTCGCCTTCACGGCCCAGCGCGACGGCCAGGAGTGGACCGCGCTGACCGGGGTGCAGGGCCGGGGCTCCTGCCACCGGCTGGCGGGCGCGGACCGGGCGGCCGGGTGGCGTACGTACCTGGAGCGTTTCCCGTTCGTCGCGGCCGACGAACGGCTCGGTGCGGCACTGGAACGGACCGCACTCTGGGAAGTCCGCCCGGACTGGCTCCGGTTGATCGACAACGGCCGCGGCTTCGGGCACAAGGAGGAATGGCACGCGCCGTGA
- a CDS encoding A/G-specific adenine glycosylase, protein MTSTPAATRAAAATAANEAAEGARLHGPVTDWFDEHARDLPWRRPEAGAWGVMVSEFMLQQTPVSRVLPVYEQWLARWPRPADLAAEPPGEAVRAWGRLGYPRRALRLHAAASAIQERHGGDVPRDHAQLLALPGVGEYTAAAVASFAYGQRHAVLDTNVRRVFARAVSGQQYPPNATTAAERKLARALLPQDEETAAKWAAATMELGALVCTARGPECVRCPISAQCAWRLAGSPAHDGPPRRGQTYAGTDRQVRGKLLAVLREAVGSVPQAVLDTVWDEPVQRARALDGLVSDGLVEPLPGGMYRLPLGRSTS, encoded by the coding sequence ATGACTTCCACTCCTGCCGCCACCCGCGCCGCCGCTGCCACCGCCGCCAACGAAGCCGCCGAAGGGGCCCGGCTGCACGGCCCCGTCACCGACTGGTTCGACGAGCACGCCCGCGATCTGCCCTGGCGCCGCCCCGAGGCGGGCGCCTGGGGCGTGATGGTGAGCGAGTTCATGCTGCAGCAGACGCCGGTCAGCAGAGTGCTGCCGGTGTACGAGCAGTGGCTGGCGCGCTGGCCGCGCCCCGCCGACCTGGCCGCCGAGCCGCCCGGTGAGGCGGTGCGCGCCTGGGGCCGCCTCGGCTATCCGCGGCGCGCGCTGCGCCTGCACGCCGCCGCCTCCGCCATACAGGAACGTCACGGCGGCGACGTACCGCGCGACCACGCGCAGCTCCTCGCGCTGCCGGGCGTCGGCGAGTACACGGCCGCGGCCGTGGCGTCCTTCGCGTACGGACAGCGGCACGCCGTACTGGACACCAACGTCCGCCGGGTGTTCGCGCGCGCCGTCTCCGGTCAGCAGTACCCGCCGAACGCCACCACGGCCGCCGAGCGGAAGCTGGCCCGCGCGCTGCTGCCGCAGGACGAGGAGACCGCCGCCAAGTGGGCTGCCGCCACGATGGAGCTGGGCGCGCTGGTGTGCACCGCCCGCGGCCCGGAGTGTGTGCGCTGCCCGATCTCCGCGCAGTGCGCCTGGCGGCTGGCGGGTTCGCCCGCGCACGACGGCCCGCCGCGGCGCGGCCAGACGTACGCCGGTACGGACCGCCAGGTGCGCGGCAAGCTCCTCGCCGTACTGCGGGAAGCCGTCGGGTCCGTCCCGCAGGCGGTGCTGGACACGGTGTGGGACGAGCCGGTGCAGCGCGCGCGGGCGCTCGACGGCCTTGTCTCGGACGGTCTGGTGGAGCCGCTGCCGGGCGGCATGTACCGCCTGCCTCTCGGCCGGAGCACGTCGTGA
- a CDS encoding SigE family RNA polymerase sigma factor: MTTSTVNVGNRKRIGGVGMATSGGKVLDFEEYVRTRQEALLRSARRLVPDPVDAQDLLQTALVRTYGRWDGIADKSLADAYLRRVMINTRTEWWRARKLEEVPTEQLPDASVDDGTEQRADRALLMDILGVLAPKQRSVVVLRHWEQMSTEETAAALGMSTGTVKSTLHRALARLRQELENRDIDARMLERGEQERERCAA; this comes from the coding sequence ATGACCACCAGCACGGTCAACGTGGGGAATCGCAAGCGGATCGGAGGCGTCGGGATGGCGACCAGCGGCGGCAAGGTACTGGACTTCGAAGAGTACGTGCGGACGCGGCAGGAGGCCCTGCTGCGCAGCGCCCGGCGCCTGGTACCCGACCCGGTCGACGCCCAGGACCTGCTCCAGACGGCCCTGGTGCGCACGTACGGGCGCTGGGACGGCATCGCCGACAAGTCGCTGGCCGACGCCTACCTCCGCCGCGTCATGATCAACACGCGGACGGAGTGGTGGCGGGCCCGCAAGCTGGAGGAGGTGCCCACCGAGCAGCTCCCGGACGCGAGCGTCGACGACGGCACCGAACAGCGCGCCGACCGGGCGCTGCTGATGGACATCCTCGGGGTGCTCGCGCCCAAGCAGCGCAGCGTGGTCGTGCTGCGACACTGGGAGCAGATGAGCACGGAGGAGACCGCGGCGGCGCTGGGCATGTCCACCGGTACGGTCAAGAGCACGCTGCACCGGGCCCTGGCCCGGCTGCGCCAGGAGCTGGAGAATCGCGACATCGACGCGCGGATGCTG